The DNA sequence TCGAGGTGGTTGGTGGGTTCGTCGAGGATCAGGGTGTCGGGGGTGTCGAGCAGCAGCCGGGCCAGGGTCAGCCGGGCCTGTTCGCCGCCGCTGACCCGGCGTAGCGGGGTGTCGTCGGCCAGGTGGGCGATGTCGAGGTGGTCGCGAACCTCGGCGAGCCGGCTCGCCGTCTTCCAGCCCGCGAGCGCCGTCCAGCGCTCCTGCACCTCGCCGTACGCGGCCAGCACGTCGTCGCCGGCTTCGAGCCGCCGCTCCAGGGCCCGCATCTCGCGGTCGACGTCGTGGAGTTCGCCGAGCCCGGCGTGCAGGAAGTCGCCGACGGTCGCGTCCGGGTCGGTCACCTGCTGGGCGAAGTAGCCGATCCGGGTGCCCGGGGCGACGGCAACGTGGCCGGTGCTCGGCGGTTCGGCGCCGGTCAGGATGCGCAGCAGCGTCGACTTGCCGACGCCGTTCGGGCCGACCAGCCCGATCCGGTCGCCGGCGCCAAGCGCGAGTTCGACGCCAGCGAACAGCGGCTCACCGTCGTACGTCTTGCCGACCGAAATGACTTTGAGCAAGGCTTCCTCCGCAGAACAGGACCGGCACGGGTACGGCCGCACGCCAGGTTGGCGCGGGACCGGTGGCGTGGCGTCACGACGACGCGTCCTGGCGGATCACATGTGGAAGCCGGCTCTCCTCTCCGGGCCGGTCACGGCCCGTCCCCCAGCATGCCGGCGGCCCCCGCGACCGGCAACCGGATTGGCAGGGTTATGGGGGTGCCACGGTGCGTACCGGTCCGGTACGGTCTTCCGGCCGGCATGATCATGGCCGGTGACAGCGTGTAGCTCAGCAGCAGAGCACCGGGCTTCGGCCCCGGAGGGCGCGGGGGCGGAACCCGCCACGCTGGCGATGGACGAGAACGAGAAGCGGATCGGCACCGGCTACGCGACGGCCCAGCTGGCCAAGGCGTTCGCCACCTCGACCGGGCACGAGGACGCCGAGACCCGGCAGCGGGCCGGCGAACGGCTGCACCGGTGGGAGTCGGTGCTGCGCGGCATGCTGAACGGCGTCCTGACCATCGGCTCGCGTACCCCGGTCGCCGGCCTGCCGGCCTGGGTCACCCTTGAGGTGGTCCGGGGCGGCTTCGCGACCGGTAGCGCCGTGGCCGGCGGCCCGCTGCTGCCGCACGAGACCGCGCTCGCCACCCGGACCGGGCTGCCCGCCCAGCGTCGGGCCCTGTTCGCCCACCACCTGACCGAGTCCGGCCTGGCCGAGCTGACCGCGCTGCTGCGCGCCGGCACCTACCGGGTCGACGTGCCCGAGGCCGCGGCCCTGGCGGTCGTGGCGTGGCTGCTCGGCACCGGCGACCGGAACGCCGCCCTGGCGCTGCTGGACGAGATCGGCCCGTACGCCGACCGGCTGCGGTTCACGCCCGTTCCGCGGGACGTACCGGCTCCCGGGCCGGCGGTGGTGTGGCGGGAAACCGCCGCCGACGTCTCCGCCAGGCTGGCCGGGCGCCGCCCCGACGAGCGGATCGAGGCGATGCGCGAGGCGCTGACCGTCTGGAACCCGTTCGCCGACCGGCTGCTCGCGCTGTGGCTGGACACCGTGGTCGACGGCCGCGTCGCCGTACGCTTCGACGACCGGTGGCGGGACCGGGCCATCACCCTGCTCGACCACTACGAGCGGCTGGCCACCGTGCACCGCCGGTGCGGCAAGCACCGACGGCCGAAGGAGAACCTCGCCATCCTGCGCGCGGCGGTGCAGGACATGGTCGACGGTGCCGGACTGACGGCCCGCTCCCGGGGACTGTTGCAGCACGCCGTCGACTCGATGCTGCGCCGCCGCGGCCGCCCGGGTTCGCCGGAACACACCGCGCTGCGCACCCGTCAGGCGGTCACCGGCACCGCCCCGACCCACCACACGTTCGCCCAACTCGTCGGGGACCGGGTGGCCGACCTGCCACCGGACGCCGGGATCGCCGACGTCGTGGCGGTCACCGCGCCGGTGCGTGCCGGTGAGCAGGGCGCCCCGGCGGGCGCGCCCATCCCGGAGCCGATCCGCCGGATCATCGCCCGTGGCCGGGCCGGCACCATCGAGGAACTGGTCGCCGCCGGCGTCGTACCGTCGGCCGAGGTCCTGGCCGGGCTCGTGCCGCGGATCGCGGCGGCCGCCACCGCGGCGGCGTACCCGGACGAGACGCTGCGGGCTCTCGTCGCCGCCACCCACCAGGCGTTCGGCAACCGCCGGTCGCTGCTGCTGCGCAACCTCGAACACCAGGTCCGGTTCGACGAACTGCCCTGGGTACGGGCACTCGCCGGGCACCGGCACGCCACCGACGGCACCCGCGACCACGCGGACGCCGCACTGCGCCGGCTCGGGCAGCTCACCCTCGACGCGTTCCCGGCCACGCTGCTGCCCAACCCGATGGTGCGCCAGCTCGCCGCGCTCGGTCGGGAGGCCGACGCCGGACTGCCGTGGGTGGAGGAACTGGCCGCCGACATCTTCGAGGGCACCTTCTCCGGCAAGTTCCTCGCCGCCGCGAAGATCGCCGGCGAACTGCTCGCCGGCAGCCTGTACGAGCGCTACTACGGCATCGACTACGCGGCGCTGGCCCGCATCGACGACGTCGACCGGCGCGGCCGGCACGCCGCCGCCACCTCCGCGGCGTTCGACGCGCTCTGCCTGACCCGGGCCGGCAGCGGCGGCTGGCATTCGGTCGCCGCCAACGGGACGGTGATCGAGCAGGCGCAGATCCTCACCACCCACAACCTCGCCACCCTCGTCCACGTCGGCGTCTCCCCCACGGCCGGCTGGCCGGACCTGGCCCGGCGCGGCTTCGCCACCGCACTGGTCCTGACCGCCCGGATCCGGCACAATCCGCGGCCACTGCCGACCATCAAGGACACCGCGTACGCCTGGCGCCAGATGCTCTTCCACCTGTCGATGCCGGGCGTCGACCCGACCGCCGCCGTCGAACTGTTCTGGGACGACCTGGACCGGCAACCGCCGTTCGTACGCGACCGGCTCGCCCCGGCCCTCGACGGCCTGGCCCACGTCGTCGCCGGTGGCGGCTTCGCCGCCGACGGCACCGCCCGGACCGGCCGGCGCCTGCTCGGCTGGGCCGTCGACCGGCACTGGCTGCGGTAGCGGGCCGGCGCCGCCGGGCGAGGGCCCTGCTCAGGGACGCGCGTCGGGGCGGTCCCAGCCGGCCGGCATCCGCGGCACCGGCCAGGCCGGATCCGGGGTGAAGTCGACGTACGTGCCGTCGAACGGGTACTCAGCCCGCTCGGCGAGCGCGATCACCTGTCGCCCCACCGCCCGGACCGCGTCGGCGGTGGCGGCGTCGAAATAGAGCGGGTGCCCGGTCAGCGCGACGAACTCGTCCTCGTCCTTCCACCGCCAGGTCAGGTCCGGGTCGACCCGGACGTCCAGCACCTGGTCGACGGTGTCGACGCCGTCGTCGTGCCGCCGGTACGGGGCTTCGAGGTTGACGTACCAGCCGGCGAACTTGCCGTCGGCGAAGAACCACCACACCGAGTACGCCGTGTCCGGCGGCATCAGCACCAGGATGTCGTAGTCGAGCCACGGCTGCCGGAGCAGCCGGGGGTCGCGCATCAGGTCCAGGGACAGTTCGTGCTGGGTGTTGCCGTCGGCGTCGACGACGCGGGCGTACTCCCCGCCGACCGGATGCCACAGCAGGAGTCCCGCCGCGTCGTCGCGGACGACCCGCATCGGCTGGACCCAGGTGTAGCGGCCGTCGCGGACGTACCTGCGCAGGACTGTCTGACCCTCGGCGTACGGCATCGCCGAAGCCTATCCGGGCCGGATCACGCGGCACTGCCCCGAGCCGACGGCCGGGGTTCGGTGGACCGGCGCGTACGCGACGGCGCCGGGTACCTTGAGATCCACTGTCGAGCCCATCCCGAGGAGGCACCGGTGACCCTGGCCGCGACCGTACGTCTGCTGGACTGCTGGGCACCGTCCGATCCGGACACCGGGGCCCGGCCGTGGCGGGTCACGGCGGCCTTCGGTAAGGCGCCCACCCCGGTCGGGCAGGCCTGGGCGACGGTTCCGGCACCCGCCGAACTCGCTGAGTTCGGGCTGTTCCCGGACCAGGACCGGCCCGGCCGGCTTCCGGTCGGCGCCGAGCCGCTGAACCGCTTCGTCCCGGCCGGGGCCGGGGTGACACCGGGGCGGCCGCCCGCAGAGGTCGCCGCCGCGGTCGCCGGGCTGCTGACCGACACGTTCGCGGCCGGGCCGGTCCCGCCCGACGAGCGGACCCGGCTGC is a window from the Polymorphospora rubra genome containing:
- a CDS encoding DUF402 domain-containing protein, with translation MPYAEGQTVLRRYVRDGRYTWVQPMRVVRDDAAGLLLWHPVGGEYARVVDADGNTQHELSLDLMRDPRLLRQPWLDYDILVLMPPDTAYSVWWFFADGKFAGWYVNLEAPYRRHDDGVDTVDQVLDVRVDPDLTWRWKDEDEFVALTGHPLYFDAATADAVRAVGRQVIALAERAEYPFDGTYVDFTPDPAWPVPRMPAGWDRPDARP